Proteins from a genomic interval of Rhodococcoides fascians A25f:
- a CDS encoding thiamine pyrophosphate-dependent enzyme has protein sequence MAEAIDEYFLKQVRSARPGGSVVANPDRLLRYFDAQLASRHLDFAARRLQSEGFGYYTIGSSGHEANAAVGAATEVTDPALLHYRSGGFYAARAQQYSDSNPIRDVLASLVASTRDPMSGGRHKVFGHPALGIVPQTSTIGSQVPRAVGLAFALGRAKALRHRTPWPENAVVVCSFGDASANHSTTVGALNSAAYCAHQSVPMPILFVCEDNGIGISTRSPRGWISQSLSRLPSIEYLRADGDDPIALMRTVDDAVATVRARRRPVVLHLETVRLMGHAGSDAELAYRSSADIVGDYERDPLLASARALIGGGVLSAADVEARYEAMRETVMGEAEATVDSLRSGESSRLATADAVMAPLTERRPSAVAATESGLRGAPSEQRLTLAAMINRTLTDIMTARPDVLVFGEDVAVKGGVYGVTKGLRKKFGAARVFETLLDEQTVLGTALGAALAGFVPIPEIQYLAYLHNAEDQLRGEAASLKFFSDAQYTNGMVVRIAGLAYQRGFGGHFHNDNAVAVLRDIPGIVVAVPSSAAEAAGLLRTCVALAAEEGRVCVFLEPIALYHRTDLRDGDGALRCADSSSGDFGTVASHLDGEDLVIVTFGNGVVMSRRAASRLSERGIAVTVVDLRWIVPLPAEDLLHRLARFDRVLIADETRHDGGVGEGVVTALVEGGYDGAIARVSSANSFVPLGGAADLVLLSEDEIVDAAVRMMDAG, from the coding sequence GTGGCCGAGGCAATCGACGAGTACTTCCTGAAGCAGGTTCGCTCGGCCCGGCCGGGTGGGTCGGTCGTCGCGAATCCGGATCGACTGCTTCGGTACTTCGACGCGCAGCTTGCCAGCAGGCATCTCGACTTCGCGGCCCGTCGGTTGCAGTCCGAGGGCTTCGGTTACTATACCATCGGATCGTCCGGGCACGAAGCCAACGCAGCCGTCGGGGCAGCGACCGAGGTCACCGACCCGGCGCTGCTGCACTACCGCTCCGGTGGCTTCTATGCCGCACGCGCACAGCAGTATTCGGACTCGAACCCGATCCGGGACGTGCTGGCGAGTCTGGTCGCCTCGACTCGAGATCCCATGTCCGGCGGCCGCCACAAGGTGTTCGGGCATCCGGCTCTGGGCATCGTCCCGCAGACGTCGACCATCGGATCCCAGGTTCCGCGCGCGGTCGGTCTGGCGTTCGCGCTCGGTCGAGCAAAGGCGCTGCGACATCGAACCCCGTGGCCCGAGAACGCCGTTGTGGTGTGCAGCTTCGGCGACGCCTCGGCCAACCATTCGACGACGGTGGGTGCGCTCAACTCGGCTGCCTACTGCGCACACCAATCCGTTCCGATGCCGATCCTGTTCGTCTGCGAGGACAACGGAATCGGCATCAGTACCCGATCGCCGCGGGGGTGGATCTCGCAGTCGCTCAGCCGATTACCGTCGATCGAGTACTTGCGTGCCGACGGCGATGATCCGATCGCACTGATGCGCACCGTCGACGATGCGGTTGCAACGGTACGGGCGAGGCGGCGTCCGGTAGTCCTCCATCTCGAGACGGTGCGGCTGATGGGTCACGCCGGATCGGATGCCGAACTCGCCTACCGCTCGAGCGCAGACATCGTCGGTGACTACGAGCGAGATCCGTTGCTGGCGAGCGCACGTGCACTCATCGGGGGCGGTGTTCTTTCGGCAGCCGATGTCGAGGCCCGCTACGAAGCGATGCGCGAGACCGTCATGGGCGAGGCCGAGGCGACGGTCGACTCGCTGCGCTCCGGGGAATCGTCGCGTCTCGCTACCGCAGATGCGGTGATGGCTCCGCTCACCGAACGACGACCGAGCGCTGTGGCCGCCACCGAGTCCGGTCTGCGCGGTGCACCCAGCGAGCAGCGTCTCACGCTCGCCGCGATGATCAACCGAACTCTCACCGACATCATGACCGCGCGACCCGACGTGCTCGTGTTCGGCGAGGACGTGGCCGTCAAAGGCGGCGTCTACGGCGTCACGAAGGGTTTGCGCAAGAAGTTCGGGGCAGCAAGAGTTTTCGAGACTCTGCTCGACGAACAGACGGTGCTCGGCACCGCCCTCGGTGCTGCGCTCGCTGGATTCGTCCCGATACCCGAGATTCAGTATCTGGCGTACCTGCACAATGCCGAGGATCAGCTGCGCGGTGAGGCTGCGTCGCTGAAGTTCTTCTCCGACGCCCAGTACACCAACGGGATGGTGGTGCGCATCGCTGGTTTGGCGTATCAACGCGGTTTCGGCGGACACTTTCACAACGACAATGCGGTCGCTGTTCTGCGCGATATTCCGGGCATCGTGGTTGCGGTTCCGAGTTCGGCGGCCGAGGCCGCCGGTCTCTTGAGAACCTGTGTGGCACTGGCCGCGGAGGAGGGGCGAGTGTGCGTGTTTCTGGAGCCCATTGCGCTCTATCACCGCACCGATCTGCGCGACGGCGACGGTGCACTGCGCTGTGCCGACAGTTCATCGGGCGATTTCGGCACCGTCGCAAGCCATCTCGACGGAGAAGATCTGGTGATCGTCACGTTCGGAAACGGAGTGGTGATGAGTCGACGGGCCGCGTCGCGGTTGAGCGAACGCGGGATCGCGGTGACGGTCGTGGACCTACGTTGGATAGTGCCCCTGCCGGCCGAGGATCTGTTGCACCGGCTGGCACGCTTCGATCGAGTGCTGATCGCCGACGAAACCAGGCACGACGGGGGAGTGGGTGAGGGCGTCGTGACCGCCCTCGTCGAGGGCGGCTACGACGGTGCCATCGCACGAGTCTCGAGCGCGAATTCGTTCGTCCCCCTCGGCGGCGCGGCCGATCTCGTCCTGCTGTCGGAAGACGAGATCGTCGACGCGGCCGTGCGGATGATGGACGCCGGTTGA
- a CDS encoding dihydrolipoamide acetyltransferase family protein — protein MPTIQSFPLPDLGEGLTEADLLTWLVAVGDTIELNQNIAEVETAKAAVELPSPFAGVVVALHVSEGDTVEVGVPIIDIRVGGDSHDPEVVVAAADVDEESPAEDSDERVPVLVGYGVAKEGSSRRGGRGPAPVTATSSGRNGKPLATPPVRRIAKDNAVDLAEVPATGSHGDVTREDVETYLKGEEPAEARAPHRTGREERTPIKGVRKHTADAMVRSAFTAPHVTEFVTVDVTETLTLLESLRSSTHFADVRLTPLALVSKAVLVALRSNPSLNSSWDEAAQEIVTKHYVNLGIAAATPRGLMVPNIKDAQELSLVDIARALADLTRTAKEGKSSPADLADGTITITNVGVFGVDAGTPILNPGEAAILCFGSIRRMPWEHEGAIALRSVTTLSLSFDHRLVDGQQGSQFLALVGRLLSTPMDMIALS, from the coding sequence ATGCCCACCATCCAGAGTTTTCCGTTGCCCGACCTCGGGGAGGGTCTCACCGAGGCCGACCTGCTGACCTGGCTCGTCGCCGTCGGTGACACGATCGAGTTGAATCAGAACATTGCCGAGGTCGAAACGGCCAAGGCTGCCGTCGAACTTCCGTCACCGTTTGCGGGTGTGGTTGTTGCGCTGCATGTCTCGGAGGGCGACACCGTCGAGGTCGGGGTGCCGATCATCGACATCCGAGTCGGCGGCGACAGCCACGACCCCGAAGTCGTCGTGGCTGCGGCCGATGTGGACGAAGAAAGCCCCGCCGAGGACAGTGACGAACGGGTCCCGGTTCTCGTCGGCTACGGCGTGGCGAAGGAAGGATCCAGTCGGCGCGGCGGCCGGGGACCCGCTCCGGTCACCGCGACATCGAGTGGTCGGAACGGCAAGCCGTTGGCCACACCGCCGGTGCGAAGGATCGCCAAGGACAACGCCGTCGACCTGGCCGAGGTGCCCGCAACCGGAAGCCACGGTGACGTCACGCGTGAGGACGTCGAGACTTACCTGAAGGGTGAGGAGCCGGCGGAGGCGCGGGCCCCGCACCGGACCGGCCGCGAAGAGCGCACGCCGATCAAGGGAGTGCGCAAACACACGGCGGATGCGATGGTGCGCAGTGCATTCACCGCTCCGCACGTCACCGAATTCGTGACCGTGGACGTCACCGAGACCCTGACACTGCTGGAATCCCTCCGGTCCTCGACCCACTTCGCGGACGTGCGACTGACTCCGTTGGCGTTGGTGTCCAAGGCAGTTCTGGTAGCACTGAGATCGAATCCGTCCCTCAACTCGTCCTGGGACGAGGCGGCTCAGGAAATAGTCACCAAGCACTACGTCAACCTCGGCATCGCCGCAGCGACTCCGCGCGGACTGATGGTGCCGAACATCAAGGACGCGCAGGAACTCTCGTTGGTGGACATCGCGCGTGCACTGGCAGATCTGACGCGTACCGCCAAGGAAGGCAAGAGCAGTCCAGCCGACCTCGCCGACGGCACGATCACGATCACCAACGTCGGAGTGTTCGGAGTCGACGCCGGGACACCCATTCTCAATCCCGGTGAAGCGGCCATCCTGTGCTTCGGTTCGATCCGCCGTATGCCCTGGGAACACGAGGGTGCCATCGCACTGCGTTCGGTGACGACGCTGTCACTGTCGTTCGATCACCGACTCGTCGACGGCCAGCAGGGATCACAATTCCTCGCCCTCGTCGGTCGGTTGCTCAGCACTCCGATGGATATGATCGCCCTGAGCTGA
- a CDS encoding alpha-ketoacid dehydrogenase subunit beta yields MESIAPQRPTSLPLGKAINAGLRRAMENDPKVLLMGEDIGKLGGVFRITDGLQKDFGPGRVLDMPLAESGIIGTAVGLAMRGFRPVCEIQFDGFIYPAFDQIVSQVAKLHYRTSGNVKIPMTIRVPYGGGIGAVEHHSESPEGYFAQTAGLRVVTCSNSADGYSMIQQAIASDDPVLFFEPKRRYWEKSPIDLDSTDPGASYPLHRARVVTEGTDVTLIAYGPLVATARKAAEVAAHEGISIEVIDLRSLSPIDFETIEASVRKTGRLVVTHEAPVFMGIGSEIAARISERCFYNLEAPVLRVGGFGTPYPASKLEKFYLPDVDRILDAVDRCRSH; encoded by the coding sequence ATGGAAAGTATTGCGCCGCAGCGGCCCACGAGTCTTCCGTTGGGCAAGGCCATCAATGCAGGTCTGCGGCGAGCGATGGAGAACGACCCGAAGGTCCTGCTGATGGGCGAGGACATCGGCAAGCTCGGCGGCGTCTTCCGCATCACCGACGGCCTGCAGAAGGACTTCGGACCCGGTCGTGTTCTCGATATGCCGCTGGCCGAGTCCGGCATCATCGGCACCGCAGTCGGTCTCGCGATGCGGGGATTCCGGCCGGTGTGCGAGATTCAGTTCGACGGTTTCATCTATCCGGCGTTCGACCAGATCGTCTCTCAGGTGGCCAAGCTGCACTACCGCACCAGTGGCAACGTGAAGATTCCGATGACGATTCGCGTGCCCTACGGCGGCGGAATCGGTGCCGTCGAGCATCACTCGGAGTCGCCCGAGGGCTACTTCGCGCAGACCGCGGGCCTACGCGTGGTCACCTGTAGCAATTCTGCAGACGGCTACTCGATGATCCAACAGGCTATTGCCAGCGACGACCCCGTGTTGTTCTTCGAGCCGAAGCGTCGGTACTGGGAGAAGAGCCCGATCGACCTGGACTCCACCGATCCGGGCGCGTCGTACCCGCTGCACCGGGCGCGGGTGGTCACCGAGGGCACCGATGTCACCCTCATCGCCTACGGCCCGCTCGTCGCCACCGCCCGCAAGGCCGCCGAAGTTGCTGCCCACGAGGGAATCTCGATCGAGGTCATCGATCTGCGCTCGCTGTCCCCGATCGACTTCGAGACCATCGAGGCCTCTGTGCGCAAGACCGGACGTCTGGTCGTCACACACGAGGCGCCGGTGTTCATGGGTATCGGCTCCGAGATCGCCGCTCGTATATCCGAACGGTGTTTCTACAACCTGGAGGCACCGGTGCTACGCGTCGGCGGCTTCGGGACCCCGTACCCCGCGTCCAAGCTCGAGAAGTTCTATCTCCCCGACGTGGACCGGATCCTCGACGCCGTCGACCGCTGCCGCTCCCACTGA
- the pdhA gene encoding pyruvate dehydrogenase (acetyl-transferring) E1 component subunit alpha, protein MNTNSLVQLIKESGTVVRNETYSPLVADIDTAAMMEMYRDLVVVRRIDSEATALQRQGELGLWAPLLGQEAAQVGSARALDSEDFVFASYREHGVAYCRGVDPTQMLRFWRGSTLSGWDPYEYRMTTPAIIVGSQGLHATGYAIGMQLEGAEGAAITYFGDGATSQGDISEALGFAASFHAPVVFFCQNNQWAISEPVTVQTKTTIAARGEGFGIPSVRVDGNDVLAVLAVTRSALARAREGSGPTLIEAVTYRMGPHTTSDDPTRYRSGATDDEWRAKDPIDRIEKLLRRIGVYDDAFAASVKRTADDVAAELRRGCLETVEPEAMSVFDNVYADPHPLLDDERAQFASYQAGFEGATS, encoded by the coding sequence ATGAACACCAACTCGCTGGTTCAGCTGATCAAAGAATCGGGAACCGTGGTGCGCAACGAGACCTACTCGCCTCTCGTCGCCGATATCGACACGGCCGCGATGATGGAGATGTATCGCGATCTCGTTGTCGTCCGGCGCATCGATTCCGAGGCCACCGCATTGCAGCGGCAGGGCGAACTGGGTCTGTGGGCACCGCTGCTCGGTCAGGAAGCAGCGCAGGTCGGATCCGCTCGTGCGCTCGACTCCGAGGACTTCGTGTTCGCCAGCTATCGCGAGCACGGTGTCGCTTACTGTCGCGGCGTGGACCCCACCCAGATGCTGCGGTTCTGGCGCGGATCGACGCTGTCCGGCTGGGACCCGTACGAGTACCGGATGACCACACCGGCGATCATCGTCGGGTCGCAGGGTCTGCACGCGACCGGGTACGCCATCGGCATGCAGCTCGAGGGCGCCGAAGGTGCGGCCATCACCTACTTCGGTGACGGCGCGACAAGTCAGGGCGACATCTCCGAGGCGCTCGGTTTCGCCGCCAGTTTCCATGCGCCGGTGGTGTTCTTCTGCCAGAACAATCAGTGGGCGATCTCCGAACCGGTGACGGTACAGACCAAGACGACGATCGCGGCCCGCGGCGAGGGCTTCGGTATTCCGTCGGTGCGCGTCGACGGCAACGACGTTCTCGCCGTCCTGGCTGTGACCAGATCAGCGCTGGCGCGCGCCCGAGAGGGTAGTGGCCCGACGCTCATCGAAGCCGTCACCTACCGGATGGGTCCGCACACCACGTCCGACGATCCGACGCGATACCGCTCGGGTGCCACCGACGACGAATGGCGTGCGAAGGATCCGATCGATCGAATCGAGAAGCTGCTCCGTCGAATCGGCGTGTACGACGACGCGTTCGCTGCCTCGGTCAAGCGCACCGCCGACGACGTAGCCGCCGAGCTTCGTCGCGGTTGTCTCGAGACCGTCGAACCGGAAGCGATGTCGGTGTTCGACAACGTCTACGCCGATCCACACCCCCTCCTGGACGACGAGCGAGCCCAATTTGCCTCGTACCAGGCCGGATTCGAAGGAGCCACGTCATGA
- a CDS encoding Lrp/AsnC family transcriptional regulator — MTDLDKTDAKLLLALCSKPRATGVELATTLGLSRNTVQARLGRWDDKGSLTPIDHRIPPKSLGRPLQAFVTARVNQHMLAAVTENLRTIPEVLEVFGLSGAADMHIRIAAVDADDLYRIAGLILEIPGVERTNMSIAMSELIQYRTKPLLEQLAEDGRR; from the coding sequence ATGACCGATTTGGACAAGACCGACGCCAAGCTTCTCCTTGCCCTCTGCTCGAAGCCTCGCGCCACCGGGGTCGAACTCGCCACGACACTGGGCTTGTCGCGAAACACCGTCCAGGCGCGCCTCGGTCGATGGGACGACAAGGGCTCACTCACTCCGATCGATCACCGCATACCGCCGAAGTCGCTGGGGCGACCGCTGCAGGCGTTCGTCACCGCACGGGTAAATCAGCACATGCTGGCGGCAGTCACCGAGAATCTCCGCACCATCCCTGAGGTACTCGAGGTGTTCGGGCTGTCCGGAGCTGCAGACATGCACATCCGCATCGCCGCCGTCGACGCCGACGACCTGTATCGCATCGCCGGTCTGATTCTCGAGATACCAGGAGTCGAGCGCACCAACATGTCCATCGCCATGTCGGAACTGATCCAGTACCGCACCAAGCCATTGCTCGAACAGCTCGCCGAAGACGGCCGACGCTGA
- a CDS encoding Glu/Leu/Phe/Val family dehydrogenase, translating into MPRNSAHERVVFCQDRDTGLRAIIAVHSTVLGPALGGTRFYPYASEQDALTDVLRLSRGMTYKAAVAGVDLGGGKAVIIGDPTAIKTPTLLNAYGRFVESLGGTYVTAGDVGTNSNDLDIIAEETAHVVGKNTTAGGTGDSGPQTALGVFLSLRAAAESVWGSDDLTGKRVAVEGAGKVGYNLVALLRDAGADVIVSDSYAPALDRIALDFPGVTIGSDIIGADVDVYAPCAMGATLDASSVARLSASIVCGAANNQLLTPDVEEMLAARGIVWVPDYVANAGGLIQVEGELRGKDSAQVMATIGKIRDTVSGIFAIAHAEGILLGAAADRLAEDRIAAAQG; encoded by the coding sequence ATGCCGCGCAACTCCGCACACGAACGCGTCGTGTTCTGCCAGGATCGCGATACCGGGCTGCGTGCGATCATCGCCGTCCACTCCACCGTTCTCGGGCCGGCCCTCGGCGGAACTCGCTTCTACCCCTACGCATCCGAGCAGGATGCGTTGACCGATGTACTGCGGCTCTCCCGCGGAATGACCTACAAGGCCGCCGTCGCTGGCGTCGACCTCGGCGGCGGAAAAGCCGTGATCATCGGCGATCCCACCGCCATCAAGACCCCGACGCTGCTGAACGCATACGGTCGTTTCGTCGAGTCGCTCGGTGGAACCTACGTCACCGCAGGCGATGTGGGCACCAACAGCAACGATCTCGACATCATTGCCGAAGAGACTGCGCACGTCGTCGGCAAGAACACCACTGCAGGCGGCACCGGCGACAGCGGTCCGCAGACCGCGCTCGGGGTCTTTCTTTCGCTCCGTGCGGCAGCCGAATCGGTGTGGGGCTCCGACGATCTGACCGGAAAGCGTGTCGCCGTCGAAGGTGCAGGAAAGGTCGGATACAACCTCGTCGCCCTGCTTCGGGATGCCGGTGCCGACGTGATCGTCAGCGACTCCTATGCACCCGCACTCGATCGCATCGCCCTGGACTTCCCCGGGGTCACCATCGGATCCGACATCATCGGTGCCGACGTCGACGTCTATGCACCGTGCGCCATGGGTGCCACCCTCGACGCGTCGTCGGTGGCCCGGTTGTCGGCGTCCATCGTCTGCGGCGCGGCCAACAATCAACTGCTCACACCCGACGTCGAAGAGATGTTGGCGGCGCGCGGAATCGTCTGGGTGCCCGATTACGTCGCCAACGCCGGCGGACTGATCCAGGTGGAAGGCGAACTGCGCGGTAAGGATTCGGCCCAGGTGATGGCCACGATCGGGAAGATCCGCGACACCGTCTCCGGCATCTTCGCCATCGCTCACGCCGAGGGCATTCTGCTGGGAGCCGCAGCCGATCGTCTGGCCGAGGACCGGATCGCGGCCGCCCAGGGCTGA
- a CDS encoding LysR family transcriptional regulator, with amino-acid sequence MKADLTRLQILSAVGRHGSMAAAADELSYTSSAVSQQISKLESELAVELVERHARGVHLTEAGRAVVARARAIDEQLDGMRDDLRELAGGFTGTVRFGVFPTFAASLLPDVVIGLRETHPGIRLSVHSSRIAPLRELLETRQLDLALTWDYPWNRTVDEGLTVREILSDSTVLIVRRDHELAHADTVELSDLSNDDWIVRAGGHPTAEHLWRCARTAGFRPTVVVEASDYQETQAMVAAGLGVTLCPQLATSYVRDEVVVKRLAASVPARRICTARPSDVEPSVASLRLEALLHQVVKGYNASRG; translated from the coding sequence ATGAAAGCGGACTTGACCCGGTTGCAGATCTTGTCGGCTGTCGGACGACACGGATCCATGGCCGCGGCAGCCGACGAGCTGAGCTACACCTCTTCGGCCGTCTCGCAGCAGATCAGCAAGTTGGAGTCGGAACTCGCCGTCGAGCTCGTCGAGCGACACGCCCGCGGTGTGCACTTGACCGAGGCCGGGCGAGCGGTTGTCGCGAGGGCGCGCGCCATCGACGAGCAACTCGACGGCATGAGAGACGATCTCCGTGAGCTCGCCGGAGGCTTCACCGGGACTGTCCGCTTCGGAGTCTTTCCCACGTTTGCCGCGTCGTTGTTGCCCGACGTCGTCATCGGTCTGCGTGAGACGCACCCGGGAATTCGCTTGTCGGTACATTCGAGCCGAATCGCGCCCCTGCGGGAATTGCTCGAGACGCGGCAGCTCGATCTGGCGCTGACGTGGGACTATCCATGGAATCGAACCGTCGACGAAGGCCTGACCGTCCGCGAAATTCTCAGCGACTCAACGGTATTGATCGTTCGACGCGATCACGAACTCGCGCACGCGGATACGGTCGAGCTCTCGGATCTGAGCAACGACGACTGGATCGTGCGAGCGGGAGGTCACCCCACCGCAGAGCATCTCTGGCGCTGCGCCCGTACCGCCGGCTTCAGGCCGACGGTGGTGGTGGAAGCAAGCGACTACCAGGAAACGCAGGCCATGGTCGCTGCAGGTCTCGGAGTCACGTTGTGCCCCCAACTGGCCACCAGCTACGTCCGCGACGAGGTCGTCGTCAAGCGACTCGCCGCGTCCGTGCCGGCACGGCGTATCTGTACGGCCCGGCCATCGGACGTCGAACCGTCCGTTGCCAGTCTCCGCCTGGAGGCGTTGCTTCATCAGGTCGTGAAGGGATACAACGCTTCTCGGGGGTAG
- a CDS encoding Ldh family oxidoreductase yields MSTVTVSAAHLEDLASRALITCGMSEASARTIAEVLVLADLFGIHTHGIQRVPQYLDRATIGGIDPRAVVTTTRPASALALIDGANAVGPLVGSAALAAAMDGARTCGVGAAFAKHSNHFGPVMPYLFKAASEGFAAIIASNATTTIAPSGGKATRVGNNPMGWGIPNPGGDPIFLDIALSVAARAKIRAAQNDGRTIPATWATDSEGRPTTDPSAALSGFLQPIAGHKGYGLAVMVDLFAGLLSGAAYLDKVSSWSVSPERAQNLGHFFILVNTELLLSGPELHERVQDFGDRLHSVPASDPADPVRLPGEYEMARYHEQIRDGITLDDSDIRALHQLVESRV; encoded by the coding sequence ATGTCGACAGTTACGGTTTCCGCCGCCCACCTCGAAGATCTGGCATCGCGAGCACTGATCACCTGCGGTATGTCCGAGGCGTCAGCTCGGACCATCGCAGAAGTCCTCGTCTTGGCCGACCTGTTCGGCATTCATACACATGGAATACAACGGGTCCCGCAGTACCTCGATCGCGCCACCATCGGGGGCATCGATCCGCGCGCCGTGGTGACCACCACCCGGCCGGCATCGGCTCTGGCTTTGATCGACGGCGCCAACGCGGTGGGACCTCTGGTCGGTAGTGCTGCACTCGCCGCAGCCATGGACGGTGCCCGAACATGCGGCGTGGGAGCGGCGTTCGCAAAGCACAGCAATCATTTCGGCCCGGTCATGCCCTATCTCTTCAAGGCTGCCTCGGAGGGATTCGCGGCGATCATCGCCAGCAATGCCACGACCACGATCGCACCGTCCGGAGGGAAGGCCACGCGAGTGGGCAACAACCCGATGGGATGGGGCATCCCCAATCCGGGTGGCGACCCCATTTTTCTGGACATCGCGTTGAGCGTCGCAGCGAGAGCTAAGATTCGAGCCGCCCAAAACGATGGCCGCACCATTCCCGCCACCTGGGCCACCGACAGCGAAGGCCGACCTACGACCGATCCGAGCGCCGCGCTCTCGGGGTTCCTGCAACCCATCGCGGGCCACAAGGGATACGGGCTGGCGGTGATGGTCGACCTGTTTGCCGGACTACTCTCCGGTGCAGCATATCTGGACAAGGTCAGCTCATGGAGTGTCTCACCCGAGCGGGCCCAGAACCTGGGCCATTTCTTCATCCTTGTCAACACCGAACTGCTGCTCTCCGGGCCCGAGTTGCACGAGCGCGTCCAGGACTTCGGTGATCGGTTGCATTCGGTTCCAGCGTCGGATCCCGCCGATCCCGTTCGACTACCGGGCGAATACGAGATGGCGCGGTACCACGAGCAGATCCGAGACGGGATCACGCTCGACGACAGTGATATTCGAGCGTTGCATCAGCTCGTCGAGTCTCGGGTCTGA
- a CDS encoding ABC transporter ATP-binding protein has protein sequence MKVSIENLTLAYGKNTVVRDLDLEIADGESLVLLGQSGCGKTSTMRCVAGLESPNEGRIIIGDNVMHDSSSGRTVPPNKRNVGMVFQSYAVWPHRTVFENVAFSLQMQKVGKDELVSRVHETLDLVGLRELAGRGASLLSGGQMQRVALARSLVMRPNVLLLDEPLSNLDARLRERLRMELRELQLRLGLTTIYVTHDQVEAFALADRIALMQNGRIVQSGAPDQIYTAPASGSIAEFLGVGNLFACSPTPGISGAVTLTDHDFTIRVDATVPDNADRLLVCLRPEDLAVTPVHDETSAGVGWAGRVDVASYQGATIRYRITLDGGPNIEALATGASKRALHVGERVTVDVTPGAAQLLVDDRAQLVGALS, from the coding sequence ATGAAAGTATCGATAGAGAATTTGACCCTTGCCTACGGCAAGAACACCGTCGTCCGGGACCTCGATCTCGAGATTGCCGACGGAGAATCCCTCGTGTTGCTCGGTCAATCGGGCTGCGGCAAAACCAGCACCATGCGTTGCGTCGCAGGTCTCGAAAGTCCGAACGAAGGCCGAATCATAATCGGCGACAACGTGATGCATGATTCTTCCAGCGGTCGAACCGTACCGCCGAACAAGCGCAACGTCGGAATGGTGTTCCAGTCGTACGCGGTATGGCCTCATCGCACCGTGTTCGAGAATGTCGCGTTCTCGCTGCAGATGCAGAAAGTCGGTAAGGACGAACTCGTCTCTCGCGTACACGAGACACTCGATCTGGTCGGGCTGCGTGAGTTGGCCGGGCGCGGAGCCAGCCTGTTGAGCGGTGGGCAGATGCAGCGGGTAGCCCTCGCACGGAGTCTGGTCATGCGCCCCAACGTCCTGTTGCTCGACGAGCCGCTGTCCAATCTCGATGCGCGCCTGCGCGAACGCCTGCGAATGGAACTGCGTGAACTGCAACTGCGACTCGGCCTCACCACGATCTACGTCACTCACGATCAGGTGGAAGCATTCGCCCTGGCCGACCGCATTGCGCTGATGCAGAACGGTCGCATCGTCCAGAGCGGCGCACCCGATCAGATCTACACCGCGCCCGCGAGTGGGTCGATCGCAGAGTTCCTGGGCGTGGGCAACCTGTTCGCGTGCTCACCTACTCCTGGCATCTCCGGAGCAGTGACGCTCACCGACCACGATTTCACGATCAGAGTCGATGCCACCGTGCCCGACAATGCGGACCGACTGCTCGTGTGTCTGCGTCCCGAGGACCTGGCCGTCACGCCTGTGCACGACGAGACGTCTGCGGGAGTGGGTTGGGCGGGGCGTGTCGACGTCGCGAGCTACCAGGGCGCGACCATTCGCTACCGCATCACTCTCGACGGCGGGCCGAATATCGAGGCACTCGCCACCGGAGCCTCGAAACGGGCGCTGCACGTCGGAGAACGAGTCACCGTCGACGTAACACCAGGAGCCGCACAGCTTCTCGTCGACGACCGTGCGCAGCTCGTCGGGGCTCTCTCGTGA